Proteins encoded in a region of the Campylobacter geochelonis genome:
- the rplA gene encoding 50S ribosomal protein L1, producing the protein MGKNSKRFNELLKKVDSNKNYLLEEAVDTVKTLASAKFDETVEIALKLNVDPRHADQMVRGSVVLPSGTGKTVRVAVIAKDAKADEAKKAGADIVGDDDLVENIQKGIIEFDVLIATPNLMGLVGKVGRILGPKGLMPNPKTGTVTMDVAQAVNNAKSGQVNFRVDKQGNIHAGLGKVSFTKEQLMDNLNTFVRAINKHKPAAAKGRYIKNGALSLTMSPAVSLDTQELIDLK; encoded by the coding sequence ATGGGAAAAAATTCAAAAAGATTTAACGAACTACTTAAAAAAGTAGATTCAAACAAAAATTATTTGCTTGAGGAAGCTGTTGATACAGTTAAAACACTAGCTTCTGCAAAATTTGATGAAACAGTTGAGATTGCTCTAAAATTAAATGTTGATCCACGACATGCTGATCAAATGGTAAGAGGTTCTGTTGTTTTACCTTCTGGAACAGGAAAAACTGTTCGTGTTGCTGTAATTGCAAAAGATGCAAAAGCTGATGAAGCAAAAAAAGCAGGTGCAGATATAGTTGGTGATGATGATTTGGTTGAAAACATTCAAAAAGGTATTATTGAATTTGATGTTTTGATTGCGACTCCAAATTTAATGGGATTGGTTGGTAAAGTTGGTAGAATTCTTGGCCCTAAAGGTCTTATGCCAAATCCAAAAACTGGAACAGTTACAATGGATGTAGCTCAAGCGGTTAATAATGCAAAAAGTGGTCAAGTAAATTTCCGTGTTGATAAACAAGGAAATATCCATGCAGGTCTTGGTAAAGTTAGCTTTACTAAAGAGCAACTTATGGATAACTTAAACACATTTGTAAGAGCTATAAATAAACATAAACCTGCTGCTGCAAAAGGTAGATATATTAAAAATGGTGCTTTATCATTAACGATGAGCCCTGCTGTTAGTCTTGATACTCAAGAGCTAATAGACCTGAAATAA
- the rpmG gene encoding 50S ribosomal protein L33 produces MRIKIGLKCSECGDINYSTYKNSKTTTDKIELKKYCPRLKKHTVHKEVKLKG; encoded by the coding sequence ATGAGAATTAAAATAGGTTTAAAATGTTCAGAATGTGGCGATATCAACTATAGTACATATAAGAACAGTAAAACAACAACAGATAAGATTGAGCTTAAAAAATACTGCCCAAGACTTAAAAAACATACAGTTCACAAAGAAGTTAAACTAAAAGGCTAA
- a CDS encoding (Fe-S)-binding protein: MKFDFKAISDKCVKCGKCIQVCTIYGINSDEVTSPRGFLDLLGAYKRGELELDKDVKNIFESCFLCTNCVDVCPGSLHTDTAIENVRKDIADKFGITWYKKVAFWFLGHRTILDLAARMGYVFQSCGFKIQKDAKFGNSMSARLEIPLLKKERLLPTASKKSFMNSHPDFVDNGGERTIGLFIGCMGNYAYTSIGEGVLKICKTLGINVDLMKKQACCGAPMYFTGDFKAVEKAAKFNVEYFEKILEKVEAIVIPEATCSAMVKMDYIHFFEDDKEWQERAKKVSQKIYLATEYFYKFTNLEEILAKKGFSDIDVTCHDPCHARKMQGVYKEPRALLAKNYKIVEMQDPNKCCGFGGVTMQSNKYELSRAAGQQKVHMLKETGVKVVSAECSACKMQLNNALHIGEVDMKCVNPIELIGMVLDENLEK; encoded by the coding sequence ATGAAATTTGATTTTAAAGCTATAAGTGATAAATGTGTAAAATGTGGCAAGTGTATACAAGTATGCACGATTTATGGTATAAATTCTGATGAGGTTACCTCTCCTAGAGGCTTTTTGGATTTATTAGGTGCGTATAAAAGAGGCGAGCTAGAACTTGATAAAGATGTAAAAAATATCTTTGAAAGTTGCTTTTTATGCACAAATTGCGTTGATGTCTGCCCTGGAAGTTTGCATACTGATACGGCTATAGAAAATGTGCGAAAAGATATAGCAGATAAATTTGGTATAACTTGGTATAAAAAGGTTGCTTTTTGGTTTTTAGGGCATAGAACGATACTTGATTTAGCGGCTAGAATGGGCTATGTGTTTCAAAGCTGTGGATTTAAAATCCAAAAAGATGCTAAATTTGGTAACTCTATGAGTGCAAGACTTGAAATTCCGCTTCTTAAAAAAGAGCGTTTGCTGCCAACTGCTTCTAAAAAAAGTTTTATGAACTCTCATCCAGATTTTGTAGATAATGGCGGAGAGCGAACTATCGGGCTTTTTATCGGATGTATGGGAAACTACGCTTATACAAGTATCGGCGAAGGTGTGCTTAAAATTTGCAAAACTTTAGGCATAAATGTAGACTTGATGAAAAAACAAGCCTGTTGCGGCGCTCCGATGTATTTTACTGGAGATTTTAAGGCGGTTGAAAAGGCGGCTAAATTTAATGTAGAGTATTTTGAGAAAATTTTAGAAAAAGTTGAAGCGATAGTTATACCAGAAGCTACCTGTTCAGCGATGGTTAAGATGGACTATATACATTTTTTTGAAGATGATAAAGAGTGGCAAGAAAGAGCTAAAAAAGTTAGCCAAAAGATTTATCTAGCCACTGAGTATTTTTACAAATTTACAAATTTAGAAGAAATTTTAGCCAAAAAAGGTTTTAGCGATATAGATGTTACATGCCATGATCCTTGTCATGCTAGAAAAATGCAAGGAGTTTATAAAGAACCACGCGCTTTGCTAGCAAAAAACTATAAAATAGTTGAAATGCAAGATCCAAACAAATGCTGTGGTTTTGGTGGTGTAACAATGCAATCAAACAAATATGAACTTAGTCGCGCAGCAGGACAACAAAAAGTTCATATGCTAAAAGAGACTGGAGTTAAGGTAGTTAGTGCTGAATGCAGTGCTTGCAAAATGCAGCTAAATAACGCTTTGCATATCGGTGAAGTTGATATGAAATGCGTTAATCCAATCGAGCTTATCGGCATGGTGCTTGATGAAAATTTAGAAAAATAA
- the rplL gene encoding 50S ribosomal protein L7/L12, translating to MAITKEDVLEFISNLSVLELSELVKEFEEKFGVSAAPVMVAGAGAGVAAEAAEEKTEFDVVLVDAGDKKINVIKVVRGLTGLGLKEAKDAVEQTPSTLKEGISKDDAEKAKKELEEAGAKVELK from the coding sequence ATGGCAATTACAAAAGAAGATGTACTAGAGTTTATATCAAACCTTTCAGTACTTGAGTTAAGTGAATTAGTAAAAGAATTTGAAGAGAAATTTGGTGTTAGTGCAGCTCCAGTTATGGTAGCAGGCGCAGGCGCTGGTGTAGCAGCAGAAGCAGCAGAAGAGAAAACTGAATTTGATGTTGTTCTTGTTGATGCAGGCGATAAGAAAATCAACGTTATTAAAGTAGTTAGAGGTCTTACTGGTCTTGGTCTTAAAGAGGCAAAAGATGCAGTTGAGCAAACTCCATCAACTTTAAAAGAAGGTATCAGTAAAGACGATGCTGAAAAAGCTAAAAAAGAACTTGAAGAAGCAGGCGCTAAAGTCGAGCTTAAATAA
- the secE gene encoding preprotein translocase subunit SecE encodes MEKFKSYLQQSKIEIGKVIFPTKEQVRNAFITVLIVVTVVSLFLALVDLLMSFTISKIA; translated from the coding sequence ATGGAAAAATTTAAGAGTTATTTACAACAATCAAAAATAGAAATCGGCAAAGTTATATTTCCAACTAAAGAACAAGTAAGAAATGCTTTTATCACTGTTCTTATCGTTGTGACTGTTGTATCTCTATTTTTAGCTTTAGTTGATTTGTTGATGTCATTTACAATCTCTAAAATAGCGTGA
- the rplK gene encoding 50S ribosomal protein L11 gives MAKKVVGEIKLQIAAGKANPSPPVGPALGQKGVNIMEFCKAFNERTKDMAGFNIPVVITVYADKSFTFITKQPPATDLIKKAAGVNKGSDNPLKNKIGKLTKAQVLEIVERKMADLNTTDKEQAAKIIAGSARSMGITVVD, from the coding sequence ATGGCTAAGAAAGTTGTAGGCGAAATAAAACTGCAAATTGCTGCAGGAAAAGCAAATCCAAGCCCGCCAGTTGGTCCAGCTTTGGGTCAAAAGGGCGTAAATATTATGGAATTTTGTAAAGCCTTTAATGAAAGAACTAAAGATATGGCAGGTTTTAATATCCCTGTTGTTATCACAGTTTATGCAGACAAGAGTTTTACATTTATAACAAAACAACCACCAGCTACTGATTTAATTAAAAAAGCAGCAGGTGTTAATAAAGGTTCGGATAATCCGTTAAAAAATAAAATCGGTAAACTTACAAAAGCACAAGTTCTTGAAATAGTTGAGAGAAAAATGGCTGATTTAAACACAACCGATAAAGAGCAAGCTGCTAAGATTATAGCTGGTTCAGCTCGTTCTATGGGAATTACTGTAGTAGACTAA
- the rpoB gene encoding DNA-directed RNA polymerase subunit beta, whose product MLNSLYSGNRLRIDFSKVKKEIEVPNLLKLQKKSFDNFLNINGSNNDSGIEKVFRSIFPIHDPQNRLTLEYVSSEILKPKYSVRECMERGLTYSVNLKMKIRLVVHDKDEKTGEKIGIKDVKEQDIFIRDIPLMTDRVSFIINGVERVVVNQLHRSPGVIFKEEESPTVLNKRIYTAQIIPDRGSWLYFEYDAKDVLYVRINKRRKMPITILFRALGYKKQDIIKLFYPIKTLYVKNNKFLTKFDVNDYSGRLDYDIKDAKGNILHSAGKRLTKKKADKLVEDGLEFVEYPLEMLLERHISDPIIDNESGEVLYDTLTALDETKIDKILQTQKSISIANDLAKGVDNSVINSFMQDGETLKLLQQSEGVDDENDLAAIRIYKVMRPGEPVVKEAARAFVKDLFFNPERYDLTKVGRMKMNHKLGLNVPEYVTIMTSEDILKTAQYLIKVKNGQGYIDDRDHLGNRRIRSIGELLANETHLGFVKMQKTIRDKFTTLSSNIDELMPYDLVNPKTITTTLIEFFTSGQLSQFMDQTNPLSEVTHKRRLSALGEGGLVKERAGFEVRDVHPTHYGRICPIETPEGQNIGLINTLATYAKVNDLGFVEAPYKKIIDGKVSDEVIYLTATQEEGLVIAPASANIDASGHLVDDFLEARKDGETILAKREDVTLIDLCSGMIAGVAASLIPFLEHDDANRALMGSNMQRQAVPLLKSTAPLVGTGMEAIIARDSWEAIKANRAGVVEKVDSKNVFILGEDEKGPFIDHYSMEKNLRTNQNTMFSQHPIVKKGDFIAAGQVIADGASMDGGELALGKNALIAFMPWHGYNYEDAVVMSEKMIRRDEYTSVHIYEKEIEARELKDGVEEITRDIPNVKEEELTHLDDSGIIKIGTEVKAGMILVGKVTPKGEVKPTPEERLLRAIFGEKAGHVVNKSLYATTSMEGVVVDVKIFTKKGYEKDARTQKAYEDEKTILEKEHHDRLLMLDREETLKVTALLVKNKLESDGNLGKKGYKKGSQVDKEDIENSNRFALNGFVKSYSKTIQKDYEELKNHFQNEKRKLKEEHDEKLEILEKDDILPSGVVKLVKVYIATKRKLKVGDKMAGRHGNKGIVSIIVPEVDMPYLPSGQRVDIVLNPLGVPSRMNIGQIMESHLGLVGWRLGEQIEKIMEEKTGEWLTNLRAKMIEIANTAKLMDAKKEISAISDEDLLKYARDWSKGVKFSAPIFEGIVPEDFVKLFEMANIDPDGKTELYDGRTGEKIKERVNVGCMYYLKLHHLVDEKVHARSTGPYSLVTQQPVGGKALFGGQRFGEMEVWALEAYGAAYTLREMLTIKSDDVDGRLAAYKALIRGENVPSAGVPETFFVLTKELKSLALDVDIYKKDEDNE is encoded by the coding sequence ATGCTAAATAGTCTATATTCCGGAAATCGTCTTAGAATCGACTTTTCAAAAGTCAAAAAAGAGATAGAAGTTCCAAACTTACTTAAATTACAAAAAAAAAGTTTTGATAATTTTTTAAACATAAATGGTTCAAATAATGACAGCGGTATAGAAAAAGTTTTTAGATCAATTTTTCCTATACACGACCCACAAAATAGGCTGACTCTAGAGTATGTCAGTAGCGAAATTTTAAAACCTAAATACTCAGTTCGCGAATGTATGGAAAGAGGTCTTACATACTCTGTAAATTTAAAAATGAAAATAAGACTTGTTGTTCATGATAAAGATGAAAAAACAGGTGAAAAAATCGGTATAAAAGATGTAAAAGAACAAGATATTTTTATAAGAGATATTCCTTTGATGACTGATAGAGTCTCTTTTATCATCAATGGAGTTGAAAGAGTTGTAGTAAATCAGCTTCACAGAAGTCCAGGCGTAATCTTCAAAGAAGAAGAGAGCCCAACAGTTTTAAATAAAAGAATTTACACAGCACAAATCATACCTGATAGAGGTTCTTGGCTATACTTTGAATACGACGCGAAAGATGTTTTGTATGTTCGTATCAACAAAAGAAGAAAGATGCCAATTACGATTTTATTCAGGGCATTAGGATACAAAAAACAAGATATAATAAAATTATTTTACCCAATCAAAACTCTATATGTAAAAAACAATAAATTTTTAACTAAATTTGATGTTAATGATTACAGTGGAAGACTTGATTATGATATTAAAGATGCAAAAGGCAACATTTTACACTCAGCTGGTAAAAGGCTTACAAAGAAAAAAGCAGATAAGTTAGTAGAAGACGGTTTGGAATTTGTTGAATACCCTCTTGAAATGCTACTTGAAAGACATATCTCTGATCCAATCATAGATAATGAAAGTGGCGAAGTATTATACGATACTTTGACTGCATTAGATGAAACAAAAATAGATAAAATTCTTCAAACTCAAAAGTCTATATCTATAGCAAATGACCTTGCAAAAGGCGTTGATAACAGTGTTATAAATTCATTTATGCAAGATGGTGAAACACTAAAACTACTTCAACAAAGCGAAGGCGTTGATGATGAAAACGATTTAGCTGCTATTAGAATTTATAAGGTAATGCGCCCAGGTGAGCCAGTAGTTAAAGAGGCTGCTAGAGCTTTTGTTAAAGATCTTTTCTTTAACCCAGAAAGATATGACTTAACAAAAGTCGGTAGAATGAAAATGAACCACAAATTAGGTCTTAACGTTCCAGAATACGTTACGATTATGACTAGTGAAGATATACTAAAAACTGCTCAATACTTGATAAAAGTTAAAAATGGTCAAGGCTATATCGATGATAGAGATCACTTAGGAAACAGAAGAATTAGATCAATTGGCGAGCTTTTGGCTAACGAAACACATCTTGGTTTTGTTAAAATGCAAAAGACAATCAGAGATAAATTTACAACCTTAAGTAGCAATATCGATGAGCTTATGCCTTATGATTTGGTTAATCCAAAAACAATAACAACAACTTTAATAGAGTTTTTCACAAGTGGACAGCTAAGTCAATTTATGGATCAAACAAATCCGCTTAGCGAAGTTACTCATAAGCGTCGTTTATCAGCACTTGGCGAGGGTGGTTTGGTTAAAGAACGAGCGGGCTTTGAAGTGCGAGATGTTCACCCAACTCACTATGGTAGAATTTGTCCAATCGAGACTCCAGAAGGTCAAAACATCGGTCTAATTAATACTCTTGCAACCTATGCAAAGGTAAATGATCTTGGCTTTGTTGAAGCTCCTTATAAGAAAATCATCGATGGCAAAGTAAGCGATGAAGTCATCTATCTAACAGCGACTCAAGAAGAGGGACTTGTTATAGCTCCTGCTTCAGCAAACATCGATGCTAGCGGACATTTAGTTGATGACTTTTTAGAAGCTAGAAAAGATGGCGAAACAATTCTTGCTAAACGAGAAGATGTAACGCTAATCGACCTTTGTTCTGGTATGATAGCTGGTGTTGCAGCTTCGCTTATTCCATTTTTGGAACACGATGATGCAAACCGTGCTTTGATGGGTTCAAACATGCAACGTCAAGCAGTTCCGCTTCTTAAATCAACCGCGCCACTTGTTGGAACAGGTATGGAAGCAATCATCGCAAGAGATTCGTGGGAAGCTATAAAAGCAAATCGAGCTGGAGTTGTTGAAAAAGTAGATAGCAAAAATGTCTTTATCTTAGGTGAAGATGAAAAAGGTCCGTTTATAGACCATTACTCAATGGAGAAGAATTTACGAACCAACCAAAACACTATGTTTTCTCAACATCCTATAGTTAAAAAAGGTGATTTTATCGCTGCTGGTCAAGTTATAGCAGATGGCGCTAGTATGGATGGCGGAGAGCTTGCTCTTGGTAAAAACGCACTTATCGCATTTATGCCATGGCATGGATACAACTACGAAGATGCTGTTGTTATGAGCGAGAAGATGATTCGTAGAGATGAGTATACAAGCGTTCATATCTATGAAAAAGAGATTGAAGCTAGAGAGCTAAAAGATGGTGTTGAAGAGATAACAAGAGATATTCCAAATGTTAAAGAAGAGGAACTAACTCATCTTGATGATAGTGGAATTATTAAAATCGGAACTGAAGTCAAAGCAGGTATGATTTTAGTCGGTAAGGTTACTCCAAAAGGGGAAGTTAAACCAACTCCAGAAGAGAGGCTTTTGCGTGCCATATTTGGTGAAAAAGCAGGACACGTTGTAAACAAATCTTTATACGCGACAACTTCTATGGAAGGCGTTGTTGTTGATGTTAAAATTTTTACCAAAAAAGGTTATGAAAAAGATGCTAGAACACAAAAAGCATATGAAGATGAAAAGACAATTTTAGAAAAAGAGCACCACGACAGACTTTTAATGCTTGATAGAGAAGAAACACTTAAAGTAACTGCTTTGCTTGTTAAAAACAAACTTGAAAGTGATGGAAATTTAGGCAAAAAAGGGTATAAAAAAGGAAGTCAAGTAGATAAAGAAGATATCGAAAACTCAAATAGATTTGCTCTAAATGGCTTTGTAAAATCATACTCTAAAACTATTCAAAAAGATTATGAAGAGCTTAAAAATCACTTCCAAAACGAGAAGAGAAAGCTAAAAGAAGAGCATGATGAGAAGCTTGAAATTTTAGAAAAAGATGATATTTTACCAAGTGGCGTTGTTAAGCTTGTAAAAGTTTATATCGCTACAAAAAGAAAGCTAAAAGTCGGCGATAAGATGGCGGGACGTCACGGAAACAAAGGTATTGTTTCGATTATAGTTCCTGAAGTTGATATGCCATACCTTCCAAGCGGACAAAGGGTTGATATCGTTTTAAACCCACTAGGCGTTCCAAGCCGTATGAACATAGGTCAAATTATGGAGTCTCACTTAGGTTTAGTTGGCTGGAGACTTGGCGAGCAGATTGAAAAAATCATGGAAGAAAAAACAGGTGAGTGGCTTACAAATTTACGTGCTAAAATGATTGAGATTGCAAATACGGCAAAACTTATGGATGCCAAAAAAGAGATTAGCGCGATAAGTGATGAAGATTTACTAAAATATGCAAGAGATTGGAGTAAGGGTGTTAAATTTTCAGCTCCTATTTTTGAAGGAATCGTTCCAGAAGACTTTGTTAAGCTTTTTGAGATGGCAAATATCGATCCAGATGGCAAAACAGAGCTTTATGATGGAAGAACTGGTGAGAAAATCAAAGAAAGAGTTAATGTAGGTTGTATGTATTATCTAAAACTACACCACTTAGTCGATGAAAAAGTTCATGCAAGAAGTACTGGGCCATATAGCTTAGTTACTCAACAACCAGTTGGTGGTAAAGCACTATTTGGTGGTCAAAGATTTGGAGAGATGGAAGTTTGGGCGCTTGAAGCTTATGGTGCTGCTTACACACTAAGAGAAATGTTAACTATAAAATCAGATGATGTAGATGGAAGACTTGCTGCTTATAAAGCATTGATTCGCGGGGAAAATGTTCCTTCTGCTGGTGTTCCAGAGACATTCTTTGTTTTAACAAAAGAGCTAAAATCTCTAGCCCTTGATGTTGATATATATAAAAAGGATGAAGATAATGAGTGA
- the tuf gene encoding elongation factor Tu, which produces MAKEKFTRSKPHVNIGTIGHVDHGKTTLTAAISAVLSRKGLAELKDYDNIDNAPEEKERGITIATSHIEYETENRHYAHVDCPGHADYVKNMITGAAQMDGAILVVSAADGPMPQTREHILLSRQVGVPYIVVFLNKADMVDDAELLELVEMEVRELLNEYNFPGDDTPIVIGSALQALEEAKAGNDGEWSTKIMDLMAAVDSYIPTPTRDTDKPFLMPIEDVFSISGRGTVVTGRIEKGVVKVGDTIEIVGIRPTQTTTVTGVEMFRKEMDQGEAGDNCGILLRGTKKEDVERGMVLCKPKSITPHSKFEGEVYILTKEEGGRHTPFFNNYRPQFYVRTTDVTGSITLPEGTEMVMPGDNVKITVELINPIALEQGTRFAIREGGRTVGSGVVSKIIA; this is translated from the coding sequence ATGGCTAAAGAAAAATTTACACGTAGTAAGCCACACGTTAACATCGGTACTATTGGTCACGTTGACCATGGCAAAACAACTTTGACAGCTGCAATTTCAGCAGTTCTATCAAGAAAAGGTCTAGCTGAGCTTAAAGACTATGATAACATAGATAACGCTCCAGAAGAAAAAGAGCGCGGTATTACTATCGCAACATCTCACATTGAGTATGAAACTGAAAATCGTCACTACGCTCACGTTGACTGCCCAGGACACGCCGACTATGTTAAAAACATGATTACAGGTGCTGCACAAATGGATGGCGCTATACTAGTTGTTTCTGCAGCTGATGGCCCAATGCCTCAAACAAGAGAGCACATCCTTCTATCGCGCCAAGTTGGTGTTCCATATATAGTAGTTTTCTTAAATAAAGCTGATATGGTTGATGATGCTGAATTACTTGAGCTAGTTGAAATGGAAGTTAGAGAGCTTCTTAACGAATACAACTTTCCAGGCGATGATACTCCAATCGTAATCGGTTCTGCTCTTCAAGCACTTGAAGAAGCTAAAGCTGGTAATGATGGTGAGTGGTCAACAAAAATTATGGATCTTATGGCTGCAGTTGATAGCTATATACCAACTCCAACAAGAGATACAGATAAACCATTCTTGATGCCAATCGAAGATGTTTTCTCAATTTCAGGTCGTGGTACAGTTGTTACAGGTAGAATTGAAAAAGGCGTTGTAAAAGTAGGCGATACTATAGAAATCGTAGGTATTAGACCAACTCAAACAACAACTGTAACAGGTGTTGAGATGTTTAGAAAAGAGATGGATCAAGGCGAAGCAGGTGATAACTGCGGTATCTTACTTCGTGGTACTAAAAAAGAGGATGTTGAAAGAGGTATGGTTTTATGTAAACCAAAATCAATCACTCCACATAGCAAATTTGAGGGTGAAGTTTATATCTTGACAAAAGAAGAGGGTGGTAGACATACTCCATTCTTTAATAACTATAGACCACAATTCTATGTTAGAACAACTGACGTAACAGGTTCAATCACACTTCCTGAGGGAACTGAGATGGTTATGCCTGGTGATAACGTAAAAATTACAGTTGAGCTAATCAACCCAATCGCACTTGAGCAAGGAACAAGATTCGCTATCCGTGAGGGTGGTAGAACAGTTGGTTCAGGTGTTGTATCAAAAATTATAGCGTAA
- the nusG gene encoding transcription termination/antitermination protein NusG, whose protein sequence is MAHKWYAIQTYAGSEMSVKNSIVTMATENGIDERIQQVIVPTEDVIEVKNGKQNIKERSLYPGYCFAQLDLDTALWHKIQMLPKVSRFIGESKKPSPLSDKDIELILDKVNKRAAPKPKISFDEGEMVRITEGPFANFNGTVEEYDMLHGTLRLNVSIFGRSTPVEILYSQVEKIV, encoded by the coding sequence ATGGCACATAAATGGTATGCTATTCAAACATATGCAGGTTCGGAGATGAGCGTTAAAAATTCAATCGTAACTATGGCAACAGAGAATGGCATAGACGAAAGAATACAACAAGTTATAGTTCCAACCGAAGATGTAATTGAAGTAAAAAATGGTAAACAAAATATCAAAGAAAGAAGTTTATATCCAGGGTATTGTTTTGCACAACTTGATTTAGATACCGCTCTTTGGCATAAAATTCAGATGTTGCCAAAAGTAAGTCGTTTTATCGGCGAGTCTAAAAAGCCATCGCCACTTAGCGATAAAGATATAGAACTTATACTTGATAAAGTTAATAAAAGAGCAGCACCTAAACCAAAAATTTCTTTTGATGAAGGTGAAATGGTTAGGATTACAGAAGGTCCTTTTGCAAATTTCAACGGCACTGTTGAAGAGTACGACATGTTACATGGAACTTTACGTTTAAATGTATCGATTTTTGGTAGAAGTACTCCAGTTGAAATTCTATATTCACAAGTTGAAAAGATTGTTTAA
- the rplJ gene encoding 50S ribosomal protein L10 — MTRDDKYALVSKLTEDFSNSEGIVVSEFKGLSVKKLEELRKLAKEQDVKVQVIKNTLANIALKNANKEGMELKDTNIFIWGEQLAVTKVAAKFEEKNEFFVIKTAHIDGEVCGVDKVKALSKMPSRDELIAMLLQVWNAPIQNFTIGLNALKEKKEQTA; from the coding sequence GTGACCAGAGATGATAAATATGCTCTAGTATCTAAACTAACTGAAGATTTTTCAAATTCAGAAGGTATAGTTGTTAGTGAATTTAAAGGTTTGAGTGTTAAAAAACTTGAAGAGCTAAGAAAATTAGCAAAAGAACAAGATGTAAAAGTTCAAGTTATTAAAAATACACTTGCTAACATTGCACTTAAAAATGCTAACAAAGAAGGTATGGAGTTAAAAGACACAAACATCTTTATATGGGGCGAGCAACTTGCTGTAACAAAAGTAGCTGCTAAATTTGAAGAGAAAAACGAATTTTTCGTTATCAAAACTGCCCATATTGATGGTGAAGTTTGTGGTGTTGATAAGGTTAAAGCGCTTTCTAAAATGCCAAGTCGCGACGAGCTTATTGCTATGTTGCTTCAAGTTTGGAATGCACCGATTCAAAATTTTACAATCGGCTTAAATGCGCTTAAAGAGAAAAAAGAACAAACAGCTTAA